A single window of Polaribacter sp. SA4-10 DNA harbors:
- a CDS encoding glycosyltransferase family 4 protein: MNRKILYIGNNLTKKTKYNSTMAVLSKLLESEGYSIILSSDKTNKVLRLLDMCFTTFLKRNSVDYILIDTFSTINFYYALIVSQIARIFKVKYIPILHGGSLPERIAKNIFLSKLIFNYSYKNIAPSFYLKNEFEKKGFETQFIPNILEIDDYKFKTRKTIKPRLFWVRAFKEIYNPTLAIEVLNKLKKEYSTASLCMVGPFVDDSYKKSLELFKTLGLEDSIELTNVLLKEEWHEKSKDYDIFINTTNFDNTPVSVMEAMALGLPIVSTNVGGLPFLVENKIDGLLVDKENVDEMTNAIKAILNNKYPNLAFNARQKVEGFSWGNNKEKWLEILK, encoded by the coding sequence ATGAATAGAAAAATTCTGTATATTGGTAATAATCTAACCAAAAAAACTAAGTATAATTCAACAATGGCTGTATTATCTAAGTTATTAGAAAGTGAAGGTTATTCAATAATTCTTTCTTCAGATAAAACAAATAAGGTCTTGAGGTTGTTAGACATGTGCTTTACTACGTTTTTAAAAAGAAATTCAGTAGATTATATATTAATTGATACTTTTAGTACTATCAACTTTTATTATGCTTTAATAGTTTCTCAAATTGCAAGAATATTTAAAGTAAAATACATTCCAATTTTACACGGAGGAAGCTTACCAGAAAGGATTGCTAAAAACATATTTCTATCAAAATTAATTTTTAATTATTCATATAAAAATATAGCACCTTCTTTTTATTTGAAAAATGAATTTGAGAAAAAAGGTTTTGAAACTCAATTTATACCTAATATTTTAGAAATTGATGATTATAAGTTTAAAACAAGAAAAACGATTAAACCAAGATTATTTTGGGTAAGGGCTTTTAAAGAAATTTATAATCCAACACTTGCTATTGAAGTTTTAAATAAATTAAAGAAAGAATATTCTACAGCAAGTCTCTGTATGGTTGGTCCATTTGTAGACGATTCATACAAAAAGTCTTTAGAATTATTTAAAACATTAGGTTTGGAAGATTCTATAGAACTTACAAATGTCCTTTTGAAAGAAGAATGGCATGAGAAATCTAAAGATTATGATATTTTTATTAATACTACAAATTTTGATAATACACCAGTAAGTGTAATGGAAGCAATGGCTTTAGGACTTCCTATTGTAAGTACAAATGTTGGAGGACTTCCTTTTTTAGTTGAAAATAAAATAGATGGTTTATTAGTTGATAAAGAAAATGTAGACGAAATGACTAATGCTATTAAAGCTATTTTAAATAATAAATATCCAAATTTGGCTTTTAATGCAAGACAAAAAGTTGAAGGGTTTAGTTGGGGAAATAATAAAGAAAAATGGTTAGAAATTCTTAAATAA